Proteins encoded by one window of Sorangium aterium:
- a CDS encoding tetratricopeptide repeat protein, which translates to MSRTGRRKQKPTPRQGAPELTPKNVARMEVDAAVYRLVKLLGRYPDGHPDAKARGALEKTLPVLDALRASHPDHPQVAWVSGMILRKLGRLDEAVQLARRAFELDPTFATAVSLAYVLRERGEIDAARDAFEAAARLDPEDVSARCDLGAMLCEAGRTDEGLRHLEAVLAAQPAHPAAFPIHAYHRAARDGDASAYDKLAAYARAHPESAAAAWALERLRAEGLHHPAPAAVVEGFVAGAAEALDHLHRDHDPWLNRFGARAHGYRLHPPLTARDIERVEASCGARIPADYAAFLTRVGSSGAGPYHGLLPLDGPGQLESLTGEFPHTRAYRPDPRTLTAPQRAALQTDEVVRGTVALAHMGCGYFSVLVIRGPRAGSVWADLRAAGLGVVPTHDSFTAWYRGWIEALSRGEPARIPVEPGRCSAPAALSDYLASWEREHALRPGTLDEAGTRRALREIPDAGIAIQAAASRYFDAGDPVDPCPSCQHMFDHFLRKNMLQPAQIRPGVPPRAARRAPPEA; encoded by the coding sequence ATGTCCAGGACCGGGCGGCGCAAGCAGAAACCCACGCCGCGGCAGGGCGCCCCGGAGCTCACGCCGAAGAACGTGGCGCGCATGGAGGTCGACGCCGCGGTCTACCGCCTCGTGAAGCTCCTTGGCCGCTACCCGGACGGGCACCCCGACGCGAAGGCCCGCGGCGCCCTGGAAAAGACGCTGCCCGTCCTCGACGCGCTCCGCGCGAGCCACCCGGACCACCCGCAGGTCGCCTGGGTCTCCGGGATGATCCTTCGCAAGCTCGGCCGCCTCGACGAGGCCGTGCAGCTCGCCCGCCGGGCGTTCGAGCTCGATCCGACGTTCGCGACCGCCGTGAGCCTGGCCTACGTCCTCCGCGAGCGCGGCGAGATCGACGCGGCCCGCGACGCGTTCGAGGCCGCCGCTCGCCTCGATCCCGAGGACGTCTCGGCCCGCTGCGACCTCGGCGCCATGCTCTGCGAGGCCGGCCGCACCGACGAGGGGCTGCGCCACCTCGAGGCCGTCCTCGCGGCGCAGCCGGCGCACCCAGCCGCCTTCCCGATCCACGCCTACCACCGCGCCGCGCGCGACGGCGACGCCTCCGCATATGACAAGCTCGCGGCCTACGCCAGGGCGCACCCGGAGAGCGCCGCCGCCGCGTGGGCGCTCGAGCGCCTGCGCGCCGAGGGGCTCCACCATCCCGCTCCCGCCGCGGTCGTCGAGGGCTTCGTCGCGGGCGCCGCCGAGGCGCTCGACCACCTCCACCGCGATCACGATCCGTGGCTGAACCGCTTCGGCGCCCGCGCGCACGGATACCGGCTCCACCCGCCGCTCACCGCGCGAGACATCGAGCGCGTCGAGGCCTCGTGCGGCGCTCGCATACCCGCCGATTACGCCGCCTTCCTGACCCGCGTCGGCAGCTCCGGCGCCGGCCCGTACCACGGGCTCCTGCCGCTCGACGGCCCTGGACAGCTCGAGAGCCTGACCGGCGAGTTCCCCCATACGAGGGCCTACCGACCCGATCCACGGACGCTGACCGCACCCCAGCGCGCCGCGCTCCAGACCGACGAGGTCGTCCGCGGGACCGTCGCCCTCGCGCACATGGGCTGCGGCTACTTCTCCGTGCTCGTGATCCGCGGCCCGCGCGCGGGCAGCGTCTGGGCGGATCTTCGCGCGGCAGGCCTCGGCGTCGTCCCGACCCACGACAGCTTCACCGCGTGGTACCGCGGCTGGATCGAGGCGCTCTCCAGGGGAGAGCCGGCGCGGATCCCCGTGGAGCCAGGACGGTGCTCGGCGCCCGCGGCGCTCAGCGACTACCTTGCTTCATGGGAGCGGGAACACGCGCTCCGGCCCGGCACCCTGGACGAAGCAGGGACGCGACGGGCGCTGCGCGAGATCCCCGACGCCGGGATCGCGATCCAGGCGGCGGCGTCCAGGTACTTCGACGCCGGCGATCCCGTGGACCCCTGTCCCAGCTGCCAGCACATGTTCGATCACTTCCTCCGGAAGAACATGCTGCAGCCCGCGCAGATCCGCCCCGGCGTGCCACCCAGGGCAGCGCGGCGGGCCCCGCCCGAGGCGTAG
- a CDS encoding DUF1552 domain-containing protein: protein MSGAVQRRASRRRLDRRAFLRGAGGLALALPFLDAMAGSASAVDFPKRFVVFFTGLGTVKEAWQPIGTETSFELGEILAPLSPYRDKLLVVEGIDMESAYHGPGDSHQQGIGQALTGTELQEGTLFPYACNPAARVGWGGGISVDQLLAARLGARTKLSSLELGVQVQYANVSSRLSYLGPGQPVPPEDDPRAAFDRLFLDLSADPAELARRRVLRRRVLGSVMEDYGALARELGGEDRQKLERHLDALNDIEQRLDVPALLGGACALPALGEPLDVYANDNFPAIGRLQTDLLAMALACDLTRVASIQWSATQAGKVFTWLGQSETHHALSHSNIADADKQRQLVDIGRWQAEQLAYLLERLDAVQEGTGTLLDNTLVLWCTDISEGQSHSRRDMPYVIAGGAGGALRTGRFLRYAGDPHNNLLVALCNAMGVDVSTFGNPAYCTGALPGLSV, encoded by the coding sequence GTGAGCGGGGCCGTGCAGCGCCGCGCGTCGAGGAGGCGCCTCGATCGCCGCGCCTTCCTGCGCGGGGCCGGCGGGCTCGCCCTCGCGCTCCCCTTCCTCGACGCCATGGCCGGATCGGCGAGCGCGGTCGATTTCCCGAAGCGCTTCGTCGTCTTCTTCACCGGCCTCGGCACGGTGAAGGAGGCCTGGCAGCCGATCGGGACCGAGACGTCGTTCGAGCTCGGAGAGATCCTCGCGCCGCTCTCGCCCTACCGGGACAAGCTGCTCGTCGTCGAGGGCATCGACATGGAGTCCGCCTACCACGGGCCGGGCGACTCTCACCAGCAGGGCATCGGCCAGGCGCTCACGGGCACGGAGCTCCAGGAGGGGACCCTCTTCCCGTACGCCTGCAACCCCGCCGCGCGGGTCGGCTGGGGCGGGGGCATCTCGGTCGACCAGCTCCTCGCCGCGAGGCTCGGGGCTCGCACGAAGCTCTCGTCGCTCGAGCTCGGCGTCCAGGTCCAGTACGCCAACGTCTCGTCGCGCCTCTCGTACCTCGGCCCGGGCCAGCCGGTCCCGCCGGAGGACGATCCGCGCGCGGCCTTCGACCGGCTGTTCCTGGACCTCAGCGCCGACCCCGCGGAGCTCGCGCGGCGGCGCGTCCTGCGCCGCCGGGTGCTCGGCAGCGTCATGGAGGACTACGGCGCCCTCGCGCGCGAGCTGGGGGGCGAGGACCGGCAGAAGCTGGAGCGGCACCTCGACGCGCTGAACGACATCGAGCAGCGGCTCGACGTGCCGGCGCTCCTCGGCGGCGCGTGCGCCCTGCCGGCGCTGGGCGAGCCGCTCGACGTCTACGCGAACGACAACTTCCCCGCGATCGGGCGGCTGCAGACCGATCTGCTCGCGATGGCGCTCGCCTGCGATCTCACGCGGGTGGCGTCCATCCAGTGGAGCGCGACCCAGGCGGGCAAGGTGTTCACGTGGCTCGGCCAGTCGGAGACGCACCACGCGCTCTCGCACTCGAACATCGCCGACGCGGACAAGCAGCGGCAGCTCGTCGACATCGGGCGCTGGCAGGCGGAGCAGCTCGCGTACCTGCTCGAGCGGCTCGACGCCGTCCAGGAGGGCACGGGCACGCTCCTCGACAACACGCTCGTCCTCTGGTGCACGGACATCTCGGAGGGGCAGAGCCACTCGCGGCGCGACATGCCGTACGTGATCGCGGGGGGCGCCGGCGGGGCGCTCAGGACTGGAAGATTCTTGCGCTATGCCGGCGATCCCCACAACAACCTGCTCGTCGCGCTGTGCAACGCGATGGGCGTGGACGTGTCGACGTTCGGCAACCCCGCGTACTGCACGGGGGCGTTGCCGGGCCTCTCGGTCTAG
- a CDS encoding DUF6531 domain-containing protein gives MARTAPFPNAAVIPGMNPGVFILGGGGSGGGGNGRNGNGRGGGQGGDGKNGGNGARGGGKDAGSCGPGSGGGCPNPAHGGGGGTHAGDPVDPIAGRVYTVAVVDLALPGAIPLVVKRSYSSALVEDDCGLGFGWTHSLAWQIEERRRGVRVLEPHAAATELPQELDEGESVRLPCGVLTRYPWGYALAADGLAYLFAEPLGSRWLLSRIVDAHDNAISLAYEDGRLVQVIDSAGRVVRVRRHSDGHIAAFEVKNAFAHGRWETRRRYAFDARGDLIAAEDAAGHAHRFAYDEDHRLVRREEPGGLVAEFRYKDTRCIEAWCHREGNDALDDGVPGALGDGSPAKGFLHVKIDHHDVALTEVITSRAIRRVDGNAFGKLDRMVWGAGGGVHMFGYDDTGALCAYQDALGQVFRWERDTEGRVLAEVDPMANRTAYEHDARGLVSAMIDALGGTARYERDARGDVVAVYDDMGFVVGFAYDMRGLLVGATLPNGGETRMEYDALANRIRVIEPDGAERRIRYDFLGRVMGFTDERGHETRFAYDACGRLAAVFGPSGAVTRYDFDVDGNLARISDADGRTTTLRWGGFHVVTELVRPDGSAVRYRYDREQDLVRIVNEAGEEHRIERDAEGRITGERTFDGRAIRYRLDLLGRIVRRECGSESVGLAYDPLGRLVKRSTSDGREDTFEYDPLGRIERAVSGDIECEYIYDARGRVTAEVTRRGAEVLAAFAWTYDAMGKATSVRGPGGEMSVQRDLRGRPVAVQIGGESKPLRLAYDARGFEVERLLPGGGTIATDVDADGWMDRQRVLGMATAPRVAPGEPARCRRARRGARRTLGRLRGCYAPTRTSAARWESCSATRTAASSSGARRAEPPSGSASPLRERWSELASDVPTRLGGG, from the coding sequence ATGGCGCGAACGGCCCCGTTTCCGAATGCGGCGGTGATCCCCGGCATGAACCCCGGCGTCTTCATCCTCGGCGGCGGCGGAAGCGGCGGAGGTGGCAATGGCCGCAACGGAAATGGCCGCGGCGGCGGTCAAGGTGGCGATGGGAAGAACGGCGGCAACGGCGCGCGCGGCGGCGGCAAGGACGCGGGGAGCTGCGGGCCCGGCAGCGGCGGCGGCTGTCCCAACCCCGCACACGGCGGCGGAGGCGGCACGCACGCGGGCGATCCGGTCGATCCGATCGCAGGGCGCGTCTACACGGTGGCGGTCGTCGACCTCGCGCTGCCCGGCGCGATCCCGCTCGTGGTCAAGCGCAGCTACAGCTCGGCGCTCGTCGAGGACGATTGCGGCCTCGGCTTTGGCTGGACGCACTCGCTCGCGTGGCAGATCGAGGAGCGGCGTCGCGGCGTGCGGGTGCTGGAGCCGCACGCGGCGGCGACGGAGCTGCCGCAGGAGCTCGATGAGGGCGAATCGGTGCGGCTGCCGTGCGGGGTACTGACCCGGTATCCCTGGGGCTACGCGCTCGCGGCCGATGGGCTGGCGTATCTGTTCGCGGAGCCGCTCGGCAGCCGCTGGCTGCTGAGCCGGATCGTCGACGCGCACGACAACGCCATCTCGCTCGCGTACGAGGACGGCCGCCTCGTGCAGGTCATCGACAGCGCAGGCCGTGTCGTGCGCGTACGTCGCCACAGCGACGGGCACATCGCCGCCTTCGAGGTCAAGAACGCCTTCGCGCACGGTCGATGGGAGACACGGCGGCGGTACGCGTTCGACGCGCGCGGCGACCTCATCGCAGCCGAGGACGCCGCGGGGCACGCGCACCGGTTCGCGTACGACGAGGACCATCGCCTGGTGCGGCGGGAAGAGCCCGGCGGGCTCGTGGCGGAGTTTCGCTACAAGGACACGCGCTGCATCGAAGCGTGGTGTCACCGCGAGGGCAACGACGCGCTCGACGACGGCGTGCCGGGGGCCTTGGGCGACGGTTCGCCGGCGAAGGGGTTCCTGCACGTCAAGATCGACCACCACGACGTCGCGCTCACCGAGGTGATCACCTCGCGCGCCATCCGACGGGTCGACGGAAACGCCTTCGGCAAGCTCGACAGGATGGTCTGGGGAGCCGGCGGCGGCGTGCATATGTTCGGCTACGACGATACCGGTGCGCTGTGCGCGTACCAGGACGCGCTGGGGCAGGTCTTCCGCTGGGAGCGCGACACCGAGGGGCGGGTTCTGGCCGAGGTCGATCCGATGGCGAACAGGACCGCCTACGAGCACGACGCGCGCGGGCTCGTCTCGGCCATGATCGACGCGCTCGGCGGCACGGCGCGCTACGAGCGCGACGCGCGCGGCGATGTGGTGGCCGTCTACGACGACATGGGGTTCGTCGTCGGATTCGCCTACGACATGCGTGGCCTGCTGGTCGGCGCGACCCTGCCGAACGGCGGCGAGACGCGCATGGAGTACGACGCGCTCGCGAACCGCATCCGAGTCATCGAACCCGACGGCGCCGAGCGGCGCATCCGATACGACTTCCTCGGCCGGGTGATGGGTTTCACCGACGAGCGCGGGCACGAGACCCGTTTCGCTTACGACGCCTGCGGCAGGCTCGCGGCCGTGTTCGGGCCGAGCGGCGCGGTGACGCGCTACGACTTCGACGTCGACGGCAACCTGGCGAGGATCAGCGACGCCGACGGGCGCACGACCACGCTACGTTGGGGCGGCTTCCACGTCGTCACCGAGCTCGTGCGGCCCGACGGGAGCGCGGTGCGGTATCGCTACGACCGCGAGCAGGACCTGGTGCGCATCGTCAACGAGGCCGGTGAGGAGCACCGGATCGAGCGCGACGCCGAGGGGCGCATCACCGGCGAGCGGACCTTCGATGGGCGGGCGATCCGGTACAGGCTCGACCTGCTGGGCAGGATCGTACGGAGGGAGTGTGGCTCCGAGAGCGTCGGTCTCGCGTACGATCCGCTCGGGAGGCTCGTGAAGCGGAGCACCTCCGACGGGCGCGAAGATACCTTTGAGTACGATCCGCTCGGCCGGATCGAGCGCGCGGTCAGCGGCGACATCGAGTGCGAGTACATCTACGACGCGCGGGGGCGCGTGACGGCCGAGGTGACGCGGCGGGGCGCCGAGGTGCTCGCGGCGTTCGCGTGGACCTACGACGCCATGGGCAAGGCCACCTCCGTGCGCGGGCCGGGGGGCGAGATGAGCGTGCAGCGCGACCTCAGGGGGCGGCCCGTCGCCGTGCAGATCGGCGGGGAGAGCAAGCCGCTGCGCCTCGCCTACGATGCGCGCGGCTTCGAGGTCGAGCGGCTCCTGCCAGGCGGCGGCACGATTGCGACCGACGTCGACGCGGACGGGTGGATGGATCGGCAGCGGGTGCTCGGGATGGCTACGGCGCCGCGCGTCGCCCCGGGAGAGCCCGCCCGATGCCGTCGCGCGAGACGTGGCGCAAGACGTACGCTTGGTCGCCTGCGGGGCTGCTACGCACCCACGAGGACCTCGGCGGCAAGATGGGAGAGCTGCTCCGCGACGCGAACGGCCGCGTCGTCGAGCGGCGCAAGGCGGGCAGAGCCGCCGAGCGGTTCCGCTTCACCGCTGCGGGAGAGATGGAGCGAGCTGGCGAGCGACGTACCTACGCGCCTGGGGGGCGGTTGA
- a CDS encoding tetratricopeptide repeat protein: MLASPWRARRRGSCVEASRRAWSAGRSCARLAGVALALALAVSPGVAFAQAEALLDEGKSLMKKGKVAEACPKLEESYRLSPRSATLLALAMCHEKQGKVATAWAEYIDLGAAARKEGNKRLEADAKARGAKLELSLPRLTLSVPRAAAVEGLEVTLDGAPVDGALWGQARPIDPGQHKVSASAPGRKPWEKSVSIKRGERKTVAVPALAKDASAAAQPAPAAEAPAAAAPVAAASEKGSAAAGDGAAGPGKGAAGPGKGAAGPGKGAAGPGKGAAGPGKGAAGSEKGPAAAEAGKGAAGPGKAAAGPETDASPAAPPAAEEPEPSSGSSPRHTGSFVIEAGVAGGALIGLMDSGSFGDLSAYSYSYNIPEGELIAPCDDEVCHASFDPAIGPFAGGEAFIGFAISEDLHLGARVLGGYRFGGGYFVVGGPSVSMRLGRVWLGLSGLVGPVGQQAKVTGIKGEIPSEVVHLNYGRSEVAVNAREGSLPESALVETLAFGGSVDVSLVLADLPSAGWTSGALLLSVSPTVMKGLDGWVFAAPASLGYRFY, from the coding sequence TTGCTTGCTTCCCCCTGGCGCGCGCGGCGCCGCGGATCCTGCGTCGAGGCGTCGCGGCGCGCCTGGAGCGCCGGGCGCTCCTGCGCGCGCCTCGCCGGCGTCGCGCTCGCGCTCGCGCTCGCGGTGAGCCCGGGCGTCGCGTTCGCGCAGGCGGAGGCGCTGCTCGACGAGGGCAAGAGCCTGATGAAGAAGGGCAAGGTCGCGGAGGCCTGCCCGAAGCTCGAGGAGAGCTACAGGCTGAGCCCGAGGTCGGCGACGCTCCTCGCGCTGGCGATGTGCCACGAGAAGCAGGGCAAGGTGGCGACGGCGTGGGCCGAGTACATCGATCTCGGCGCAGCGGCCCGCAAGGAGGGCAACAAGCGCCTGGAGGCCGACGCGAAGGCGAGGGGAGCGAAGCTGGAGCTGTCGCTCCCGCGGCTGACGCTGAGCGTGCCGCGCGCAGCCGCGGTCGAGGGGCTCGAGGTGACGCTGGACGGGGCGCCGGTCGACGGCGCGCTCTGGGGTCAGGCGAGGCCGATCGATCCTGGCCAGCACAAGGTGAGCGCGAGCGCCCCTGGCCGAAAGCCGTGGGAGAAGTCGGTCTCGATCAAGCGGGGCGAGCGGAAGACCGTGGCGGTGCCGGCGCTCGCCAAGGACGCCTCGGCCGCTGCGCAGCCTGCGCCCGCAGCGGAGGCGCCCGCGGCGGCGGCGCCGGTGGCGGCGGCGTCGGAGAAGGGGAGCGCGGCGGCTGGGGACGGCGCTGCGGGGCCGGGGAAGGGCGCTGCGGGGCCGGGGAAGGGCGCTGCGGGGCCGGGGAAGGGCGCTGCGGGGCCGGGGAAGGGCGCTGCGGGGCCGGGGAAGGGCGCTGCGGGGTCTGAGAAGGGCCCGGCTGCGGCGGAGGCTGGGAAGGGCGCTGCCGGGCCTGGGAAGGCTGCAGCGGGGCCGGAGACCGATGCGTCGCCTGCGGCGCCTCCTGCAGCCGAGGAGCCGGAGCCGAGCTCTGGATCTTCGCCGAGGCACACCGGGAGCTTCGTGATCGAGGCCGGTGTGGCCGGCGGCGCGTTGATCGGCCTGATGGACTCCGGCAGCTTCGGCGATCTGAGCGCGTACTCCTACAGCTACAACATCCCGGAGGGTGAGCTCATCGCGCCTTGTGACGATGAGGTCTGCCATGCCAGCTTCGATCCGGCGATCGGGCCGTTTGCTGGCGGGGAGGCGTTCATCGGGTTTGCGATCTCCGAGGATCTGCACCTTGGCGCGCGTGTGCTGGGCGGCTACCGCTTCGGCGGCGGCTATTTCGTTGTCGGCGGCCCCTCCGTCTCGATGCGCCTCGGGCGCGTCTGGCTCGGCCTTTCAGGGCTCGTGGGCCCGGTGGGGCAGCAGGCGAAGGTCACCGGGATCAAGGGGGAGATCCCCTCCGAGGTGGTCCACCTCAACTACGGTCGGAGCGAGGTCGCCGTGAACGCGCGCGAGGGCAGCCTCCCCGAGAGCGCGCTCGTCGAGACGCTCGCGTTCGGCGGGAGCGTCGACGTGTCGCTGGTGCTCGCGGACCTTCCGAGCGCGGGCTGGACGTCGGGCGCGCTCCTGCTGAGCGTCTCCCCGACGGTCATGAAGGGCCTCGACGGCTGGGTCTTCGCGGCCCCGGCGAGCCTCGGCTACCGCTTCTACTGA
- a CDS encoding DUF1592 domain-containing protein → MDRSRGRHRRAARGPGGSLGLAIVVAAAAACSGGRGGGAAGGAEGEAPRCADIRPGASPLRRMTRFEYNNTIRDLLGDDSAPADAFVVEEEALGFNNQAAALGVTQLLAEQLMKASEAIAARAAKDLGKLLPGCDPVVQGPDVCAAELIERLGKRAFRRPLAPAESERLARLFASGNDEHGFSTGVELVIQAMLQSPHFLYRVEHGMPDPAGEGVVALSDHEIASRLSYLLWSSMPDDALFAAADAGELRTAEQIAAQARRMLEDPRARAAVANFHAQWLQLSNIDTLTKDPAVYPGFHAGLPALLRAETEAFLDHVVFEDDAGDVATLLTAPYSLMNAELRAFYGLGAAGGAEAPGALSVVPLDPAQRAGFLTQASVLAVLAKPDQSSPVHRGKFVRERLLCRTLPPPPPDVDIQPPPVRDGIPTRRQFERHAEDPACAGCHRLMDPIGFGFERYDGIGLYREVDQGVPVDASGEIVGSRDIDGPFDGAVELAHRLAESDEVRQCVATQWFRFGYGRAEQAEDECSMRQIQAAFAESGYNIKALLVALTQTDAFRYRRAARGAGGAP, encoded by the coding sequence ATGGATCGGTCAAGAGGACGGCACCGCCGCGCGGCGCGCGGCCCCGGCGGCTCTCTCGGGCTCGCGATCGTCGTGGCGGCGGCCGCCGCCTGCTCCGGCGGGCGCGGCGGCGGGGCCGCGGGGGGAGCGGAGGGCGAGGCGCCGCGCTGCGCGGACATCCGGCCGGGCGCGTCGCCGCTCCGGCGGATGACGCGCTTCGAGTACAACAACACGATCCGCGATCTCCTGGGCGACGACAGCGCGCCGGCCGACGCCTTCGTTGTCGAGGAGGAGGCGCTCGGGTTCAACAACCAGGCGGCGGCGCTCGGGGTCACGCAGCTCCTCGCCGAGCAGCTCATGAAGGCCTCCGAGGCGATCGCGGCGCGGGCCGCGAAGGATCTCGGGAAGCTCCTTCCGGGGTGCGACCCGGTGGTGCAGGGGCCCGACGTGTGCGCTGCCGAGCTCATCGAGCGCCTCGGCAAGCGCGCGTTCCGCCGTCCCCTCGCGCCCGCGGAGAGCGAGCGGCTCGCGCGGCTCTTCGCCTCCGGAAACGACGAGCACGGCTTCTCGACCGGCGTCGAGCTCGTGATCCAGGCGATGCTCCAGTCGCCGCACTTCCTTTACCGCGTCGAGCACGGCATGCCGGATCCGGCCGGCGAGGGCGTGGTGGCGCTCTCGGACCACGAGATCGCCTCGCGGCTCTCGTACCTGCTCTGGAGCTCGATGCCCGACGACGCGCTGTTCGCTGCAGCCGACGCGGGGGAGCTCCGCACCGCGGAGCAGATCGCCGCGCAGGCCCGCCGCATGCTCGAGGATCCGCGCGCCCGCGCCGCCGTCGCGAACTTCCACGCGCAATGGCTGCAGCTGTCGAACATCGACACCCTCACCAAGGACCCGGCGGTCTACCCCGGCTTCCACGCCGGGCTCCCGGCGCTCCTCCGGGCGGAGACCGAGGCGTTCCTCGATCACGTCGTGTTCGAGGACGACGCCGGCGACGTGGCGACCCTGCTGACGGCGCCCTACTCGCTGATGAACGCCGAGCTCCGCGCTTTCTACGGGCTGGGAGCGGCGGGCGGCGCGGAGGCGCCCGGCGCGCTCTCGGTCGTGCCGCTCGATCCCGCGCAGCGCGCCGGCTTCCTCACCCAGGCCAGCGTGCTCGCGGTGCTCGCGAAGCCGGACCAGTCGTCGCCCGTCCATCGCGGCAAGTTCGTCCGGGAGCGGCTGCTCTGCCGGACGCTGCCGCCGCCGCCGCCCGACGTGGACATCCAGCCGCCGCCGGTGCGGGACGGGATCCCGACCCGCAGGCAGTTCGAGCGGCACGCGGAGGACCCGGCCTGCGCCGGTTGCCACCGGCTCATGGATCCGATCGGCTTCGGGTTCGAGCGCTACGACGGGATCGGCCTCTACCGCGAGGTCGACCAGGGCGTCCCGGTCGACGCGAGCGGCGAGATCGTGGGGAGCCGGGACATCGATGGGCCCTTCGACGGGGCGGTGGAGCTCGCGCACCGCCTCGCGGAGAGCGACGAGGTGCGCCAGTGCGTCGCGACGCAGTGGTTCCGCTTCGGCTACGGCCGCGCCGAGCAGGCGGAGGACGAGTGCAGCATGCGCCAGATCCAGGCGGCGTTCGCCGAGAGCGGGTACAACATCAAGGCGCTGCTCGTGGCGCTGACCCAGACGGACGCGTTCCGCTACCGCCGCGCGGCGCGGGGCGCAGGGGGCGCGCCGTGA
- a CDS encoding RHS repeat-associated core domain-containing protein has translation MERAGERRTYAPGGRLTARSAGQETVHYEYSERGDVVRKRVSELDGQGEVRSERVWTYDWSGDGRLMAARTPEGRTISFAYDAFGRRVEKRVARLGQVESVTRYAFRGDVMVHERTERALHDEAPVVEERSYVTLPESILPLAQREGAAGALRYFVHGVNGFPEALFEGDGSAATELEAGLYGDLSAEQARITPLRLPGQYADEETGLHYNGHRYYDPETGEYLSPEPIGIEGSLKPYAYVDNYPVDWVDFNGLTRMECTITRTDGSTITALSRGRRRSDIHPAVQAALPPSNARGSDANVLPQDCAEPQALSAHLEDWESRTGLSCRPGDPNWRKHLGKAMREINENDGIASSMAGVPRASCPNCSQTIPRLYTLAGMNPPNGVIAPGYEGQERSGTQTRTTRPASGFLFNNSNRTASSFNDPRNRSGTPGQTPGRSGLGTWTYDEERGFWHRH, from the coding sequence ATGGAGCGAGCTGGCGAGCGACGTACCTACGCGCCTGGGGGGCGGTTGACGGCACGCAGCGCGGGACAAGAGACCGTGCACTACGAGTACAGCGAGCGCGGCGACGTGGTGCGGAAGCGCGTGAGCGAGCTGGACGGCCAGGGCGAGGTGCGGAGCGAGCGCGTGTGGACGTACGACTGGAGCGGCGACGGGCGGCTCATGGCGGCGCGGACCCCGGAGGGGAGGACGATCTCGTTCGCTTATGACGCCTTCGGCCGCAGGGTCGAGAAGCGCGTGGCGCGACTCGGGCAGGTCGAGAGCGTGACCCGGTATGCCTTTCGCGGCGATGTGATGGTGCACGAGCGCACCGAGCGCGCGCTGCACGACGAGGCGCCCGTCGTGGAGGAGCGGAGCTACGTCACGCTGCCGGAGAGCATTCTGCCGCTCGCACAGAGGGAGGGCGCGGCGGGGGCGCTCAGGTACTTCGTGCATGGGGTGAACGGGTTTCCGGAGGCGCTGTTCGAGGGGGACGGGAGCGCCGCGACGGAGCTCGAGGCAGGCCTGTACGGCGACCTGTCGGCCGAACAGGCCAGGATCACACCGCTCAGGCTTCCGGGGCAGTATGCCGACGAGGAGACCGGGCTCCACTACAACGGGCACAGGTACTACGACCCGGAGACCGGGGAGTACCTCAGCCCGGAGCCGATCGGGATCGAAGGGAGCCTCAAGCCGTATGCGTACGTCGACAACTACCCGGTGGATTGGGTCGATTTCAACGGCCTTACGCGGATGGAGTGCACCATCACGCGGACGGATGGCTCGACGATCACGGCACTAAGCCGCGGGCGGCGCCGGAGCGATATCCACCCTGCCGTTCAGGCGGCGCTGCCTCCATCGAACGCTCGCGGCAGCGACGCGAACGTCCTGCCACAGGACTGCGCCGAACCGCAGGCGTTGAGCGCCCATCTGGAGGACTGGGAGAGCAGAACTGGCCTATCGTGCCGGCCAGGTGATCCAAATTGGAGGAAACACCTGGGAAAAGCGATGCGCGAGATCAACGAGAACGACGGCATCGCCTCGTCCATGGCCGGAGTCCCACGCGCGTCGTGCCCCAACTGCTCACAGACGATCCCCCGCCTTTACACGCTCGCCGGGATGAATCCACCGAACGGCGTGATTGCTCCGGGGTACGAGGGTCAGGAACGCAGTGGGACTCAGACAAGGACCACCAGACCCGCAAGCGGCTTCCTTTTCAACAACAGCAACCGCACTGCCTCCAGCTTCAACGATCCACGAAACCGCAGCGGGACTCCAGGACAGACACCCGGACGCAGCGGGCTCGGCACCTGGACATATGATGAAGAGCGCGGATTCTGGCACCGTCACTGA
- a CDS encoding c-type cytochrome domain-containing protein translates to MTYIAFLGGRTALAAAVMSGAAFIISCAGTLEDKDQYLAGGDGPGGGNGQGATTGSGGDAAATSGGDAAATSGGDAAATSGGDAATTSASSGGGTGCAEAQALVAAKCATAGCHDGQANLGGLNLTTGWETRVAGQASDCGGNGTVIVPGDPDASLLYMKLSDPPPCDSRMPLGPELSADEKKCLYDYIAALPP, encoded by the coding sequence GTGACGTACATCGCTTTCCTTGGCGGGCGCACCGCGCTCGCCGCCGCCGTGATGAGCGGCGCTGCGTTCATCATCAGCTGCGCGGGGACCCTCGAGGACAAGGACCAGTACCTCGCCGGCGGCGACGGGCCTGGCGGCGGAAACGGCCAGGGCGCGACGACCGGCAGCGGCGGCGACGCCGCGGCCACCAGCGGCGGCGACGCTGCGGCCACCAGCGGCGGCGACGCTGCGGCCACCAGCGGCGGCGACGCTGCGACCACCAGCGCGAGCAGCGGCGGTGGGACCGGATGCGCGGAAGCGCAGGCGCTGGTGGCGGCGAAGTGCGCCACCGCGGGCTGCCACGATGGGCAAGCGAACCTGGGGGGCCTCAATCTGACGACGGGCTGGGAGACCAGGGTCGCGGGCCAGGCGTCCGACTGCGGCGGCAACGGCACGGTGATCGTGCCGGGCGATCCGGACGCCAGCTTGCTCTACATGAAGCTCTCGGACCCCCCGCCGTGCGACAGCCGGATGCCGCTCGGCCCGGAGCTCAGCGCCGACGAGAAGAAGTGTCTCTACGACTACATCGCGGCGCTCCCGCCCTGA